A single window of Streptomyces xanthii DNA harbors:
- a CDS encoding DEAD/DEAH box helicase: protein MTTTAATSSSSHHLSPAFPGRAPWGTANKLRAWQQGAMEKYIQEQPRDFLAVATPGAGKTTFALTLASWLLHHHVVQQVTVVAPTEHLKKQWAEAAARIGIKLDPEYSAGPLSKEYQGVAVTYAGVGVRPMLHRNRSEQRKTLVILDEIHHAGDSKSWGEACLEAFEPATRRLALTGTPFRSDTNPIPFVTYEEGNDGIRRSSADYTYGYGSALGDGVVRPVIFLSYSGNMRWRTKAGDEIAARLGEPMTKDAVSQAWRTALDPRGEWMPSVLRAADARLTEVRKGIPDAGALVIASDQDSARAYAKLIREITGTKATVVLSDDTGASKRIDDFAASDDRWMVAVRMVSEGVDVPRLAVGVYATTISTPLFFAQAVGRFVRSRRRGETASVFLPTVPDLLGFANEMEVERDHVLDKPKKEGEEDPYAESEQEMDEANKQQDEDTGEQEQFSFEALESEAVFDRVLYDGAEFGMQAHPGSEEEQDYLGIPGLLEPDQVQLLLQKRQARQIAHSKKKPDTEADLLELPAERRPVVSHKEMMELRKQLNTMVGAYVHQSGKPHGVIHTELRRVCGGPPSAEATAGQLRQRIAKVQEWATRMS, encoded by the coding sequence GTGACTACCACCGCCGCCACCAGCTCCTCGTCCCACCACCTTTCCCCCGCCTTCCCCGGCCGCGCCCCCTGGGGCACCGCCAACAAGCTGCGTGCCTGGCAGCAGGGCGCGATGGAGAAGTACATCCAGGAGCAGCCGCGCGACTTCCTGGCGGTCGCCACCCCCGGCGCCGGCAAGACGACCTTCGCGCTCACCCTCGCCTCCTGGCTGCTGCACCACCACGTCGTGCAGCAGGTGACCGTGGTCGCGCCCACCGAGCACCTGAAGAAGCAGTGGGCGGAGGCGGCGGCGCGCATAGGGATCAAGCTGGACCCCGAGTACAGCGCGGGCCCGCTCAGCAAGGAGTACCAGGGCGTCGCCGTGACGTACGCGGGCGTCGGTGTGCGGCCCATGCTGCACCGCAACCGCTCCGAGCAGCGCAAGACGCTGGTCATCCTCGACGAGATCCACCACGCCGGTGACTCGAAGTCCTGGGGCGAGGCCTGCCTGGAGGCGTTCGAGCCGGCCACCCGCCGCCTCGCCCTCACCGGCACCCCGTTCCGCTCCGACACCAACCCGATCCCCTTCGTCACGTACGAGGAGGGCAACGACGGCATCCGGCGCTCCTCGGCGGACTACACGTACGGCTACGGCAGCGCCCTCGGCGACGGCGTCGTCCGCCCCGTGATCTTTCTCAGTTACAGCGGCAACATGCGCTGGCGCACCAAGGCCGGCGACGAGATCGCGGCCCGGCTCGGCGAGCCCATGACCAAGGACGCGGTCAGCCAGGCCTGGCGCACGGCGCTCGACCCGCGCGGCGAGTGGATGCCGAGCGTGCTGCGCGCCGCCGACGCCCGCCTCACCGAGGTCCGCAAGGGCATCCCCGACGCGGGCGCCCTCGTCATCGCCTCCGACCAGGACTCGGCCCGCGCCTACGCGAAGCTGATCCGGGAGATCACCGGGACGAAGGCGACCGTCGTGCTCTCCGACGACACCGGCGCCTCGAAGCGGATCGACGACTTCGCCGCGAGCGACGACCGCTGGATGGTCGCCGTCCGCATGGTGTCCGAGGGCGTCGACGTGCCGCGCCTCGCCGTCGGCGTGTACGCGACGACGATCTCCACCCCGCTGTTCTTCGCACAGGCCGTCGGCCGCTTCGTACGGTCCCGGCGGCGCGGCGAGACGGCCTCCGTCTTCCTGCCCACCGTGCCCGACCTGCTCGGCTTCGCCAACGAGATGGAGGTCGAGCGCGACCACGTCCTCGACAAGCCGAAGAAGGAAGGCGAGGAGGACCCCTACGCCGAGTCCGAGCAGGAGATGGACGAGGCGAACAAGCAGCAGGACGAGGACACCGGCGAGCAGGAGCAGTTCTCCTTCGAGGCGCTGGAGTCCGAGGCCGTCTTCGACCGCGTCCTCTACGACGGCGCCGAGTTCGGCATGCAGGCCCACCCCGGCAGCGAGGAGGAGCAGGACTACCTCGGCATCCCCGGGCTCCTCGAACCCGACCAGGTGCAGCTGCTGCTCCAGAAGCGGCAGGCCCGGCAGATCGCGCACAGCAAGAAGAAGCCCGACACCGAGGCCGACCTGCTGGAGCTGCCCGCCGAGCGGCGGCCCGTCGTCTCCCACAAAGAGATGATGGAGCTGCGCAAGCAGCTGAACACGATGGTCGGCGCGTACGTCCACCAGAGCGGCAAACCGCACGGCGTCATCCACACCGAGCTGCGCCGGGTGTGCGGCGGACCGCCGAGCGCGGAGGCGACGGCGGGGCAGCTGCGCCAGCGCATCGCCAAGGTCCAGGAGTGGGCCACCCGCATGTCCTGA
- a CDS encoding IclR family transcriptional regulator, whose protein sequence is MTAETSQTLDRGLRVLKLLADTDHGLTVTELSNKLGVNRTVVYRLLATLEQHALVRRDLGGRARVGLGVLRLGRQVHPLVREAALPALRSLAEDIGATAHLTLVDGTEALAVAVVEPTWTDYHVAYRAGFRHPLDRGAAGRAILAARGGSLEPGYTLTHGELEAGASGAAAPLLGVTGLEGSVGVVMLADAVPERVGPRVLDAAREVADALR, encoded by the coding sequence GTGACCGCGGAGACCTCCCAGACGCTCGACCGGGGACTACGAGTCCTCAAACTGCTCGCCGACACCGACCACGGCCTGACCGTGACCGAGCTCTCCAACAAGCTCGGGGTCAACCGGACCGTCGTCTACCGCCTCCTCGCCACGCTGGAGCAGCACGCCCTGGTCCGCCGCGACCTCGGCGGCCGCGCCCGCGTCGGGCTCGGGGTGCTGCGGCTCGGCCGGCAGGTGCATCCGCTGGTGCGCGAGGCCGCGCTGCCCGCGCTGCGCTCGCTGGCCGAGGACATCGGGGCGACGGCGCACCTGACCCTCGTGGACGGCACGGAGGCCCTTGCCGTGGCCGTCGTCGAGCCCACCTGGACGGACTACCACGTGGCCTACCGGGCCGGGTTCCGGCATCCGCTCGATCGCGGGGCGGCCGGCCGGGCCATTCTCGCGGCGCGCGGCGGGTCCCTGGAGCCGGGGTACACGCTGACGCACGGGGAACTGGAGGCGGGCGCGAGCGGTGCGGCCGCGCCGCTCCTCGGGGTGACCGGGCTCGAGGGGTCGGTCGGGGTCGTCATGCTGGCGGACGCCGTCCCGGAACGGGTGGGGCCGCGGGTGCTGGACGCCGCGCGTGAGGTTGCCGACGCGTTGCGCTAG
- a CDS encoding S16 family serine protease: MFNRLSSNTRLALCALPFAALLATAIFAPLPFAVAQPGPTTNVLGEAGGKPVIEVSGAPTRDTGGQLRAVTILATGPDATLHLGGLLDAWFRDDRAVMPKDAVYPEGDSTKEIEQHNQQEMKGSQDAATEAALDYLGEDSGKVKVSLQLGDVGGPSAGLLFSLGIVDLLDGDGAGGDLTGGKSIAGTGTIDDSGRVGAVGGVSLKVQAAHRDGATVFLVPKAECRDAKASAPKSMRLIPVTTLKGAVTDLTDFKKGSGTVPKC, translated from the coding sequence GTGTTCAATCGCCTCAGCAGCAACACCCGCCTCGCCCTCTGCGCGCTCCCCTTCGCCGCACTGCTGGCGACCGCGATCTTCGCCCCACTGCCCTTCGCCGTGGCGCAGCCCGGGCCGACGACGAACGTGCTGGGGGAGGCCGGGGGCAAACCCGTCATCGAGGTGAGCGGCGCCCCCACCCGGGACACGGGCGGTCAGCTGCGCGCGGTGACGATCCTCGCGACGGGGCCGGACGCCACGCTGCACCTGGGCGGCCTGCTCGACGCCTGGTTCCGCGACGACCGCGCGGTGATGCCGAAGGACGCCGTGTACCCGGAGGGCGACTCCACCAAGGAGATCGAGCAGCACAACCAGCAGGAGATGAAGGGCTCGCAGGACGCCGCGACCGAGGCCGCGCTCGACTACCTCGGCGAGGACTCCGGCAAGGTGAAGGTGTCGCTGCAGCTCGGCGACGTCGGCGGGCCCAGCGCGGGCCTGCTGTTCTCGCTCGGCATCGTCGACCTGCTCGACGGCGACGGCGCGGGCGGCGACCTGACCGGCGGGAAGTCGATCGCGGGCACCGGCACGATCGACGACAGCGGCCGGGTCGGCGCGGTCGGCGGCGTCTCGCTCAAGGTGCAGGCCGCCCACCGCGACGGGGCGACCGTCTTCCTCGTGCCGAAGGCGGAGTGCCGGGACGCGAAGGCGTCGGCGCCGAAGTCGATGCGGCTGATCCCGGTGACCACGCTCAAGGGCGCGGTCACCGATCTGACGGACTTCAAGAAGGGCTCCGGCACGGTGCCGAAGTGCTGA
- a CDS encoding glycine betaine ABC transporter substrate-binding protein → MRYRVRVAAAALSGLTLLAGLSGCGLTSGSPLVDDVHPGSVGQGEPLKGADITVASKEFTEQLILGAIMGIAFKAAGADVLDRTGIQGSIGAREAIKSGDADAMYDYTGTGWITYLGHSTPIPDPQEQWEAVRDADAKNGVTWLPKAALNNTYALAMNQANYKKYGTKTLSDVAALAEKDPGAVTLCVESEFANRADGLPGMEKKYGMKLPAKNITQMDTGIIYTQAAKGTCTYGEVFTTDGRIKAMHLTVMDDDKKFFPNYNASPVINSKALKKYPKMAEVIEPITKKLNNTVAQDLNSKVDVDGQDPHDVAKDWLVQEGFVKE, encoded by the coding sequence ATGAGGTACCGCGTACGGGTGGCCGCGGCGGCACTGTCCGGTCTGACCCTGCTGGCCGGGCTCTCGGGCTGCGGGCTCACCAGTGGCAGCCCGCTCGTCGACGACGTGCACCCGGGCTCGGTCGGTCAGGGCGAGCCGCTGAAGGGCGCCGACATCACCGTCGCGTCCAAGGAGTTCACCGAGCAGCTGATCCTCGGCGCGATCATGGGCATCGCGTTCAAGGCCGCCGGCGCCGACGTCCTCGACCGGACCGGCATCCAGGGCTCCATCGGCGCCCGCGAGGCCATCAAGTCCGGTGACGCGGACGCCATGTACGACTACACCGGCACCGGCTGGATCACGTACCTCGGCCACTCCACGCCCATCCCCGACCCGCAGGAGCAGTGGGAGGCGGTGCGTGACGCCGACGCGAAGAACGGCGTCACCTGGCTGCCCAAGGCCGCGCTCAACAACACGTACGCGCTCGCCATGAACCAGGCCAACTACAAGAAGTACGGCACCAAGACGCTCTCCGACGTCGCGGCGCTCGCCGAGAAGGACCCGGGCGCGGTGACCCTGTGCGTGGAGAGCGAGTTCGCCAACCGGGCCGACGGGCTGCCCGGCATGGAGAAGAAGTACGGGATGAAGCTGCCGGCCAAGAACATCACGCAGATGGACACCGGCATCATCTACACGCAGGCCGCCAAGGGCACCTGCACGTACGGCGAGGTCTTCACCACCGACGGCCGCATCAAGGCCATGCACCTCACGGTGATGGACGACGACAAGAAGTTCTTCCCGAACTACAACGCGTCCCCGGTGATCAACAGCAAGGCGCTGAAGAAGTACCCGAAGATGGCCGAGGTCATCGAGCCGATCACCAAGAAGCTGAACAACACCGTCGCCCAGGACCTCAACTCCAAGGTCGACGTCGACGGCCAGGACCCGCACGACGTGGCGAAGGACTGGCTGGTGCAGGAGGGCTTCGTCAAGGAGTGA
- a CDS encoding ABC transporter permease, producing MSSPRKQDAARPEGEHEVKGLAFRDDGEAEQEAQPPAPRPARRITWQKLTFLPAVLIVVLLATWLWFANADLDPISENALSNGQVWKALRQHISLTVISTFFVLIIAIPLGILLTRKMFRKATPFALAIANMGQATPAIGLLALLVIWLGIGEKSALIGIIIYAILPVLSNTIAGLKANDPTLLEAARGIGMSPLGVLSKVELPLAVPLILAGVRTALVLNVGTATLATFGGGGGLGVLITTGITNQRMPVLMLGSILTIALALLVDWLASLAELLLRPRGLEVRS from the coding sequence GTGAGCAGTCCCCGCAAGCAGGACGCGGCCCGCCCCGAGGGCGAGCACGAGGTCAAGGGCCTCGCGTTCCGCGACGACGGCGAGGCCGAGCAGGAGGCCCAGCCGCCCGCTCCCCGGCCGGCCCGCCGGATCACCTGGCAGAAGCTGACGTTCCTGCCGGCCGTGCTGATCGTGGTCCTCCTCGCGACCTGGCTGTGGTTCGCGAACGCGGACCTCGACCCGATCTCCGAGAACGCGCTCTCCAACGGCCAGGTGTGGAAGGCGCTGCGCCAGCACATCAGCCTCACCGTGATCTCCACGTTCTTCGTGCTGATCATCGCGATCCCGCTGGGCATCCTGCTGACCCGCAAGATGTTCCGCAAGGCCACCCCGTTCGCCCTGGCCATCGCGAACATGGGCCAGGCCACCCCGGCGATCGGTCTGCTCGCCCTGCTCGTCATCTGGCTCGGCATCGGCGAGAAGTCGGCCCTGATCGGCATCATCATCTACGCGATCCTGCCGGTGCTCTCCAACACGATCGCGGGCCTGAAGGCGAACGACCCGACGCTCCTCGAAGCGGCCCGCGGCATCGGCATGTCGCCGCTCGGTGTCCTCTCCAAGGTCGAACTCCCGCTGGCCGTACCGCTGATCCTGGCCGGAGTGCGCACGGCGCTCGTCCTCAACGTCGGCACCGCGACGCTCGCCACGTTCGGCGGCGGCGGCGGGCTCGGCGTCCTGATCACCACCGGCATCACCAATCAGCGCATGCCGGTCCTGATGCTCGGCTCGATCCTGACGATCGCGCTCGCGCTGCTCGTGGACTGGCTGGCGTCCCTGGCCGAGCTCCTGCTGCGGCCGCGCGGTCTGGAGGTGCGCTCATGA
- a CDS encoding betaine/proline/choline family ABC transporter ATP-binding protein (Members of the family are the ATP-binding subunit of ABC transporters for substrates such as betaine, L-proline or other amino acids, choline, carnitine, etc. The substrate specificity is best determined from the substrate-binding subunit, rather than this subunit, as it interacts with the permease subunit and not with substrate directly.) — protein MSDTTTETAQPQTSGASIELENLTKRYPGSAEPAVDSVNMEIKAGELIIFVGPSGCGKSTTLKMINRLIEPTGGRIRIGGEDVTDMDPVKLRRKVGYAIQSSGLFPHMTVAQNIGLVPKMVGWSKSKIKSRVEEMLDLVGLDPAEFHGRYPRQLSGGQQQRVGVARALAADPPVLLMDEPFGAVDPITRDHLQDELIRLQHELHKTIVFVTHDFDEAIKLGDRIAVLREKSHIAQFDTPEAILTNPADDFVSGFVGAGAALKRLNLTRVRDVEVTDYPTVQVDDPLQEIFNKLRAAGTNELLLLDKRRRPYKWLRRGDLMRAKGSLARAGTLVHDTVTWDATLRDALEAVLTDNAGRVAVTGRRGEYEGVVDMETLMNSVHELLEADRLEAVEHQHELEEHRAQQTHQEQEGATAAEGEAKA, from the coding sequence GTGTCTGACACCACGACCGAGACCGCGCAGCCACAGACCTCCGGGGCCAGCATCGAGCTGGAGAACCTCACCAAGCGCTACCCCGGCTCGGCCGAACCGGCCGTGGACAGCGTGAACATGGAGATCAAGGCGGGCGAGCTGATCATCTTCGTCGGCCCCTCGGGCTGCGGGAAGTCGACGACCCTCAAGATGATCAACCGGCTGATCGAGCCGACCGGCGGCCGCATCCGCATCGGCGGCGAGGACGTCACGGACATGGACCCGGTCAAGCTGCGCCGCAAGGTCGGCTACGCGATCCAGTCCTCGGGCCTGTTCCCGCACATGACCGTCGCCCAGAACATCGGGCTCGTGCCGAAGATGGTCGGCTGGTCCAAGTCGAAGATCAAGTCACGGGTCGAGGAGATGCTGGACCTCGTAGGACTCGACCCCGCCGAGTTCCACGGCCGCTACCCGCGCCAGCTCTCCGGCGGCCAGCAGCAGCGCGTCGGCGTGGCCCGGGCGCTCGCCGCCGACCCGCCCGTGCTGCTGATGGACGAGCCGTTCGGCGCCGTCGACCCGATCACCCGCGACCACCTCCAGGACGAGCTGATCCGGCTCCAGCACGAGCTGCACAAGACGATCGTCTTCGTCACCCACGACTTCGACGAGGCGATCAAGCTCGGCGACCGGATCGCGGTGCTCCGCGAGAAGTCGCACATCGCGCAGTTCGACACCCCCGAGGCGATCCTCACCAACCCGGCCGACGACTTCGTCTCCGGCTTCGTCGGCGCGGGCGCCGCCCTCAAACGCCTCAACCTGACCCGCGTCCGCGACGTCGAGGTGACCGACTACCCCACCGTCCAGGTCGACGACCCGCTCCAGGAGATCTTCAACAAGCTCCGCGCGGCGGGGACGAACGAGCTGCTGCTGCTCGACAAGCGCCGCCGCCCCTACAAGTGGCTGCGGCGCGGCGACCTGATGCGCGCCAAGGGCTCCCTGGCCCGCGCCGGCACCCTGGTCCACGACACGGTGACCTGGGACGCGACCCTGCGCGACGCGCTGGAGGCCGTCCTGACGGACAACGCGGGCCGGGTCGCGGTGACCGGCCGGCGCGGCGAGTACGAGGGCGTCGTCGACATGGAGACGCTCATGAACTCGGTGCACGAACTCCTGGAGGCCGACCGCCTCGAGGCCGTCGAGCACCAGCACGAGCTGGAGGAGCACCGCGCCCAGCAGACCCACCAGGAGCAGGAGGGCGCGACGGCCGCGGAGGGGGAGGCGAAGGCGTGA
- a CDS encoding ABC transporter permease, with product MNFWDYLVNRHQQLLADAAQHASAVFQCMVVATVIGVLIGVLTYRSEWGGNLATTATSTILTIPSLAMIGLLIPIVGLGVAPTVIALTLYGLLPIVRNSIVGLRGVDPSLIDAAKGIGMSRLARLVKVELPLAWPPILTGIRVSTQMLMGIAAIAAYASGPGLGNEIFRGIASLGSKNALNQVLAGTLGIIILALLFDAAYVLIGRLTIPRGIRV from the coding sequence ATGAACTTCTGGGACTACCTGGTCAACCGGCACCAGCAGCTGCTCGCCGACGCGGCGCAGCACGCCAGCGCCGTCTTCCAGTGCATGGTGGTCGCCACCGTGATCGGCGTCCTCATCGGCGTCCTCACCTACCGCAGCGAATGGGGCGGGAACCTGGCGACGACCGCCACCTCCACCATCCTGACGATCCCGTCGCTCGCCATGATCGGTCTGCTCATCCCGATCGTCGGCCTCGGTGTCGCCCCGACCGTCATCGCGCTGACCCTGTACGGGCTGCTGCCGATCGTGCGCAACTCGATCGTGGGCCTGCGCGGCGTCGACCCCTCGCTGATCGACGCGGCGAAGGGCATCGGGATGTCGCGTCTCGCCCGGCTCGTCAAGGTCGAGCTGCCGCTGGCCTGGCCGCCCATCCTCACCGGGATCCGGGTCTCCACCCAGATGCTCATGGGCATCGCGGCCATCGCCGCCTACGCCTCCGGCCCCGGCCTCGGCAACGAGATCTTCCGCGGCATCGCCTCGCTGGGCAGCAAGAACGCGCTCAACCAGGTGCTCGCGGGCACCCTCGGCATCATCATCCTCGCCCTGCTGTTCGACGCCGCGTACGTCCTCATCGGACGGCTGACCATCCCGAGGGGGATCCGTGTCTGA
- a CDS encoding Lrp/AsnC family transcriptional regulator — MAIDHLDGRIILLLAREPRIGVLEMSRRLGVARGTVQARLDRLQSNGVIRGFGPQVDPAALGYPVTAFATLQIRQGQGADVRAHLATVPEVLELHTTTGSGDMLCRLVARSNADLQRVIDLVVGFDGIVRASTAIVMENPVPLRIIPLVEQASGDS; from the coding sequence ATGGCGATCGATCATCTGGACGGCCGGATCATCCTGCTGCTCGCGCGGGAGCCGCGGATCGGCGTGCTGGAGATGTCGCGGCGGCTCGGTGTCGCGCGCGGCACGGTGCAGGCCCGGCTCGACCGGCTTCAGTCGAATGGAGTCATCCGCGGCTTCGGCCCCCAGGTGGACCCGGCGGCGCTCGGCTACCCGGTCACCGCGTTCGCCACGCTGCAGATCCGGCAGGGCCAAGGAGCCGACGTCAGGGCCCATTTGGCGACCGTGCCCGAGGTCCTGGAGCTGCACACGACGACGGGCAGCGGCGACATGCTGTGCCGGCTGGTGGCCCGCTCGAACGCGGATCTTCAACGGGTGATCGACCTGGTCGTCGGTTTTGATGGCATCGTCCGGGCTTCCACGGCGATCGTCATGGAAAATCCCGTTCCGCTGCGGATCATCCCGCTGGTGGAGCAGGCGTCGGGAGATTCCTGA
- the hppD gene encoding 4-hydroxyphenylpyruvate dioxygenase: protein MTQTTDHTPDTARQADPFPVKGMDAVVFAVGNAKQAAHYYSTAFGMKLVAYSGPENGSRETASYVLTNGSARFVFTSVIKASTDWGHFLAEHVAEHGDGVVDLAIEVPDARAAYAYATEHGARGLTEPYETKDEHGTVVRAAIATYGKTRHTLVERSGYDGPYLPGFEAADPMVEPPAKRTFQAIDHCVGNVELGRMNEWVAFYNKVMGFTNMKEFVGDDIATEYSALMSKVVADGTLKVKFPINEPAVAKKKSQIDEYLEFYGGAGVQHIALATNDIVASVRAMRAAGVQFLDTPDSYYDTLGEWAGETRVPVETLREQKILVDRDEDGYLLQIFTKPVQDRPTVFFEMIERHGSMGFGKGNFKALFEAIEREQEKRGNL, encoded by the coding sequence ATGACGCAGACCACAGACCACACCCCCGACACCGCCCGGCAGGCCGACCCCTTCCCGGTCAAGGGGATGGACGCGGTCGTCTTCGCCGTGGGCAACGCCAAGCAGGCCGCGCACTACTACTCGACGGCCTTCGGCATGAAGCTGGTCGCCTACTCCGGACCGGAGAACGGCAGCCGCGAGACCGCCTCCTACGTCCTGACGAACGGCTCCGCCCGCTTCGTGTTCACCTCCGTCATCAAGGCCTCCACCGACTGGGGCCACTTCCTCGCGGAGCACGTGGCGGAGCACGGCGACGGCGTCGTCGACCTCGCCATCGAGGTGCCCGACGCGCGCGCCGCCTACGCGTACGCCACCGAGCACGGCGCCCGCGGCCTGACGGAGCCCTACGAGACGAAGGACGAGCACGGCACCGTCGTGCGCGCGGCCATCGCCACGTACGGCAAGACCCGCCACACCCTCGTCGAGCGCAGCGGCTACGACGGCCCGTACCTGCCCGGCTTCGAGGCCGCCGACCCGATGGTCGAGCCCCCGGCCAAGCGCACCTTCCAGGCCATCGACCACTGCGTCGGCAACGTCGAACTCGGCCGCATGAACGAGTGGGTGGCGTTCTACAACAAGGTCATGGGCTTCACGAACATGAAGGAGTTCGTGGGCGACGACATCGCGACCGAGTACAGCGCGCTGATGTCCAAGGTCGTCGCCGACGGCACGCTCAAGGTCAAGTTCCCGATCAACGAGCCGGCCGTCGCCAAGAAGAAGTCCCAGATCGACGAGTACCTGGAGTTCTACGGCGGCGCCGGCGTCCAGCACATCGCCCTCGCCACGAACGACATCGTCGCGTCCGTACGGGCCATGCGCGCGGCCGGCGTCCAGTTCCTCGACACCCCGGACTCCTACTACGACACCCTCGGCGAGTGGGCCGGCGAGACCCGCGTCCCCGTCGAGACCCTGCGCGAGCAGAAGATCCTCGTCGACCGCGACGAGGACGGCTACCTGCTGCAGATCTTCACCAAGCCGGTCCAGGACCGCCCGACCGTCTTCTTCGAGATGATCGAGCGCCACGGCTCCATGGGCTTCGGCAAGGGCAACTTCAAGGCCCTGTTCGAGGCGATCGAGCGCGAGCAGGAAAAGCGCGGCAATCTGTAG
- a CDS encoding SH3-like domain-containing protein, whose amino-acid sequence MARINDVGGMTGFGVIDTSDDAEPFHADWEARVFALQRALLVKKVFNLDEFRDAIETMPPQEYLAASYYERWFHAIRTLLERKGVIEPGALDHA is encoded by the coding sequence ATGGCCAGGATCAACGACGTAGGCGGAATGACAGGGTTCGGCGTCATCGACACCAGCGACGACGCCGAACCCTTCCACGCGGACTGGGAGGCGCGCGTCTTCGCGCTCCAGCGCGCGCTGCTCGTGAAGAAGGTGTTCAACCTCGACGAGTTCCGGGACGCGATCGAGACGATGCCGCCGCAGGAGTACCTCGCGGCCTCGTACTACGAGCGCTGGTTCCACGCGATCCGCACGCTCCTGGAGCGCAAGGGCGTCATCGAGCCGGGGGCGCTGGACCATGCCTGA
- a CDS encoding SH3-like domain-containing protein, producing the protein MPDTTAVFAPGDLVRTYGHDPVHHTRLPRYARGKLGVVVEPEGFAPLADVRSQGRDDAPVEMIYAVRFSARELWGEGDHEVVLDLSQSYLEAADVR; encoded by the coding sequence ATGCCTGACACCACCGCCGTGTTCGCCCCGGGCGACCTCGTCCGTACGTACGGCCACGACCCGGTCCACCACACCCGGCTGCCGCGCTACGCCCGCGGCAAGCTCGGCGTCGTCGTCGAGCCCGAGGGGTTCGCGCCGCTCGCCGACGTCCGCTCCCAGGGGCGCGACGATGCCCCCGTCGAGATGATCTACGCCGTGCGGTTCAGCGCGCGCGAGCTGTGGGGCGAGGGCGACCACGAAGTCGTCCTCGACCTGTCGCAGAGCTACCTGGAGGCAGCCGATGTCCGGTGA
- the nthA gene encoding nitrile hydratase subunit alpha — protein sequence MSGDHDDAVISRQVRRLETLLEEKGIVGGDTVDEVIDGFLSGASPLNGAKVVARAWTDPGFKARLLADGSAAVAELGFSSGGVQPQRLRVAENTESVHNVVVCTLCSCYPLRLLGPSPGWYKSEAYRSRVVREPLAVLAEFGVELGEAVSVRVWDSSAETRYMVLPRRPAGTEALTEPELVSLVTRNGLIGTAVV from the coding sequence ATGTCCGGTGACCACGACGACGCGGTGATCTCCCGTCAGGTACGGCGCCTGGAGACCCTGCTGGAGGAGAAGGGCATCGTCGGCGGCGACACCGTCGACGAGGTCATCGACGGCTTCCTGTCCGGGGCCTCGCCGCTGAACGGGGCGAAGGTCGTGGCCCGCGCCTGGACCGACCCCGGCTTCAAGGCGCGGCTTCTGGCGGACGGTTCCGCCGCCGTCGCCGAGCTCGGATTCAGCTCGGGCGGGGTGCAGCCGCAGCGGCTGCGGGTCGCCGAGAACACGGAGTCCGTGCACAACGTGGTCGTCTGCACGCTGTGCTCCTGCTATCCGCTGCGGCTGCTCGGGCCCTCGCCGGGCTGGTACAAGAGCGAGGCGTATCGCTCGCGCGTGGTGCGGGAACCTCTGGCGGTGCTCGCCGAGTTCGGGGTCGAGCTGGGAGAGGCCGTCTCGGTACGGGTCTGGGACTCCAGCGCGGAGACCCGCTACATGGTCCTCCCACGCCGCCCCGCCGGCACGGAAGCTCTGACCGAGCCGGAGCTGGTGTCCTTGGTGACCCGGAACGGGCTGATCGGCACGGCCGTCGTCTGA